The following proteins are co-located in the Deinococcus metallilatus genome:
- the trpC gene encoding indole-3-glycerol phosphate synthase TrpC — protein sequence MTGLPVTHFDRVPGVLGRIVRERAADYAAADPHLGPARPRTGRFRAALSGPDLALIAEVKRASPSEGAIAPLDPAQAARAYEQGGAAAISVLTERRHFGGDAEALRAVVGAVDLPALRKDFVVHPAMLREAADWGASAALLMVSVLGAAVGAYLETAHHLGLDALVEVHDEHELEVALASGAQIIGVNNRDLTTLATDLKVSPRLIRRAREAGFAGVLVAESGYRTPADLASVRGLADAVLVGTSLAGSGDLTRAVRELIAP from the coding sequence ATGACGGGCCTGCCTGTGACCCACTTTGACCGCGTGCCCGGCGTGCTGGGGCGCATCGTGCGCGAACGTGCCGCCGATTACGCGGCCGCGGACCCGCACCTGGGGCCTGCGCGTCCCCGCACCGGAAGGTTCCGCGCGGCGCTGTCCGGCCCCGACCTCGCCCTGATCGCGGAGGTCAAGCGGGCCAGCCCCAGCGAGGGCGCCATCGCTCCGCTCGATCCCGCCCAGGCCGCCCGCGCTTACGAGCAGGGCGGCGCGGCGGCCATCAGCGTGCTGACCGAGCGGAGGCACTTCGGCGGCGACGCGGAGGCGCTGCGGGCGGTGGTGGGTGCGGTGGACCTCCCGGCGCTGCGGAAGGACTTCGTGGTTCACCCGGCCATGCTGCGCGAGGCCGCCGACTGGGGCGCGTCGGCGGCCCTGCTGATGGTCAGCGTGCTGGGGGCGGCGGTGGGGGCGTATCTGGAGACGGCGCATCACCTCGGCCTCGACGCGCTGGTGGAGGTCCACGACGAGCACGAACTGGAGGTGGCCCTCGCCTCCGGCGCCCAGATCATCGGCGTGAACAACCGCGACCTCACCACGCTCGCCACCGACCTGAAGGTCAGTCCGCGCCTGATCCGCCGCGCGCGGGAGGCGGGCTTTGCGGGCGTCCTGGTCGCCGAGAGCGGCTACCGTACGCCCGCCGATCTGGCGAGCGTGCGTGGCCTGGCAGACGCCGTGCTGGTGGGCACCAGCCTGGCCGGAAGCGGCGACCTGACCCGCGCGGTCCGTGAGTTGATCGCCCCTTGA
- a CDS encoding MBL fold metallo-hydrolase yields MNGPTLTFLGTADSKGVPRFWCACPVCTEARAGGVNRRTRSAALVQGGGETLLLDCGPDLHAQLARLPGPLVPDAVLISHAHNDHLLGLGDLLDYVRYAEGRLRVYAPAEIIPEIQGRFPYAFRQAAPVQPLPREGLEVVGLRVRAFRVPHGANGHSHAFRLDRPGFVAAYVTDAIDIPDDVVRTWLTDLDLLILGTSFADESGVPHAGRSVYDVREALALPWARAARRVCLTHLSHDVDVRARSLPAGWDWARDGLELGL; encoded by the coding sequence TTGAACGGCCCCACCCTGACGTTTCTGGGGACGGCCGACAGCAAGGGCGTGCCGCGCTTCTGGTGTGCCTGCCCGGTCTGCACCGAGGCGCGGGCGGGGGGCGTCAACCGCCGCACCCGCAGCGCCGCGCTGGTGCAGGGGGGAGGGGAGACTCTCCTGCTCGACTGCGGCCCGGACCTGCACGCCCAGCTCGCGCGCCTGCCGGGACCGCTGGTGCCGGACGCCGTGCTGATCTCGCACGCGCACAACGATCACCTGCTGGGCCTGGGCGACCTGCTGGACTACGTGCGCTACGCGGAAGGGCGCCTGCGCGTGTACGCGCCCGCCGAGATCATCCCGGAGATTCAGGGCCGCTTCCCTTACGCCTTCCGGCAGGCCGCGCCGGTGCAACCTCTGCCCCGGGAGGGGCTGGAGGTCGTGGGTCTGCGCGTCCGGGCCTTCCGGGTGCCGCACGGGGCCAACGGTCACAGCCACGCCTTCCGCCTGGACCGCCCCGGGTTCGTGGCGGCCTACGTGACCGACGCCATCGACATTCCTGATGACGTTGTCCGGACGTGGCTGACGGACCTCGACCTGCTGATCCTCGGCACGTCCTTTGCCGACGAGTCCGGTGTGCCGCACGCGGGCCGCAGCGTGTACGACGTGCGCGAGGCTCTGGCCCTGCCCTGGGCGCGGGCCGCCCGCCGCGTCTGCCTCACCCACCTCTCGCATGACGTGGACGTGCGCGCCCGGTCCCTCCCGGCTGGCTGGGACTGGGCGCGGGACGGCCTGGAGCTCGGGTTATGA
- a CDS encoding potassium channel family protein: MKTKQCLVIGLGRFGTAVATTLYEMGHEVVAIDQNEDNVERVMNRVTHAAIVDATDERALRAIGAADFDVVVVAIGTDVQANILATMNAKSLGAPYVVTKAIDEMARRVLERIGADLVIRPEHDMGVRLARQIATPNIVDTLDLGGDYAIVEIEANERLRGTLRDLNLTGRFGVQIIAISRAGKVEVTPRAEDELRPHDKLVVIGTGHSLDELRRYLGE; this comes from the coding sequence ATGAAGACCAAACAATGCCTGGTGATCGGCCTGGGCCGCTTCGGCACCGCCGTCGCCACCACCCTCTACGAGATGGGCCACGAGGTCGTCGCCATCGACCAGAACGAGGACAACGTCGAGCGGGTGATGAACCGCGTCACCCACGCCGCCATCGTGGACGCCACCGACGAGCGGGCGCTGCGGGCCATCGGGGCCGCCGACTTCGACGTGGTCGTGGTCGCCATCGGGACCGACGTGCAGGCCAACATCCTCGCCACCATGAACGCCAAGAGCCTGGGCGCGCCGTACGTGGTGACCAAGGCGATTGACGAGATGGCCCGCCGGGTGCTGGAACGCATCGGGGCCGACCTGGTGATCCGGCCCGAACACGATATGGGCGTGCGGCTGGCGCGGCAGATCGCCACGCCGAACATCGTGGACACGCTCGACTTGGGCGGCGACTACGCCATCGTGGAAATCGAGGCGAACGAGCGGCTGCGGGGCACCCTGCGCGACCTGAACCTGACGGGCCGCTTCGGCGTGCAGATCATCGCCATCAGCCGTGCCGGGAAAGTCGAGGTGACCCCCCGCGCCGAGGACGAGCTGCGCCCCCACGACAAGCTGGTGGTGATCGGCACCGGGCACAGCCTGGACGAATTGCGGCGCTATCTGGGGGAGTAG
- a CDS encoding TrkH family potassium uptake protein: protein MPPASPLPNRTPKRSLMARLQPPQLIALVYLLGTLLATALLHLPGVTAPGAALGSIDRLFTATSAICITGLVVADTGEAFTRFGQVLIIGLAQVGGLGILTFGTLFAFLVGRRVNFSERQHLAQQVSALDVGGVLSLIRIIFLYTLAAEAAGAALLALRFVPQFGLGEGLYQAVFHAISAYNNAGFSVVPGGVGQYAQDPLVSLTLCGLIILGGLGFLVQLNVLMHFFQPRRHRLTVYSRLTLLTTGLLLLVGTALILALEWDNPETLGPLPPPGKLLAAFFQGVTPRSAGLATVDISGMTSASLFLLIALMFIGANSGSTGGGIKTSTFAILVGSAWNMVRGRGELIAFGRRVEPENVVRAGTVTTLYALLVATSFFALLATNPKLGFTHLLFETVSAAATVGLSLNTTHLINDPGLLILTVLMYLGRIGPVTFAVAFSLRSQQGRGVKYPPERDILVG from the coding sequence ATGCCTCCTGCCTCCCCCCTCCCGAACCGGACGCCCAAGCGCAGCCTGATGGCCCGGCTCCAGCCGCCGCAACTGATCGCGCTGGTGTACCTGCTGGGCACCCTGCTGGCAACGGCGCTGCTGCACCTGCCCGGCGTGACAGCTCCCGGTGCGGCGCTGGGCAGCATCGACCGGCTGTTTACCGCCACCAGCGCGATCTGCATCACCGGCCTGGTGGTGGCGGATACCGGGGAGGCCTTTACGCGCTTCGGGCAGGTCCTGATCATCGGGCTGGCGCAGGTGGGCGGGCTGGGCATCCTGACCTTCGGGACGCTGTTCGCCTTTTTGGTCGGGCGGCGGGTGAACTTCAGCGAGCGGCAGCATCTGGCGCAGCAGGTGAGCGCGCTCGACGTGGGCGGCGTGCTGTCCCTGATCCGCATCATCTTCCTGTACACCCTCGCCGCCGAGGCCGCCGGGGCGGCGCTGCTCGCGCTGCGCTTCGTGCCGCAGTTCGGGCTGGGGGAGGGGCTGTATCAGGCGGTCTTTCATGCCATCAGCGCGTACAACAACGCGGGCTTCAGCGTGGTGCCCGGCGGGGTGGGGCAGTACGCGCAGGACCCCCTGGTCAGCCTGACGCTGTGCGGCCTGATCATCCTGGGGGGGCTGGGCTTCCTGGTGCAACTGAACGTGCTGATGCACTTCTTCCAGCCGCGCCGCCACCGCCTGACCGTCTACAGCAGGCTCACGCTGCTGACCACCGGGCTGCTGCTGCTGGTCGGCACGGCGCTGATCCTGGCGCTGGAGTGGGACAACCCGGAGACGCTGGGACCGCTCCCCCCGCCCGGCAAGCTGCTCGCCGCCTTCTTTCAGGGCGTCACGCCGCGCTCGGCGGGCCTCGCCACGGTGGACATCAGCGGGATGACGAGTGCCAGCCTCTTCCTGCTGATCGCCCTGATGTTCATCGGCGCCAACAGCGGCTCGACGGGCGGCGGCATCAAGACCAGCACCTTCGCCATCCTGGTCGGCAGCGCGTGGAACATGGTGCGCGGGCGGGGCGAACTGATCGCCTTCGGGAGGCGGGTGGAGCCGGAGAATGTGGTGCGGGCCGGGACCGTCACCACCCTGTACGCGCTGCTGGTCGCCACCTCCTTTTTCGCGCTGCTCGCCACCAATCCCAAACTCGGCTTCACCCACCTGCTGTTCGAGACGGTGAGCGCGGCCGCCACCGTGGGCCTCAGCCTGAACACCACCCACCTGATCAACGACCCCGGCCTGCTGATCCTGACGGTGCTGATGTACCTGGGGCGCATCGGCCCCGTCACCTTCGCCGTCGCCTTCAGCCTGCGCAGCCAGCAGGGCCGGGGCGTGAAGTACCCGCCGGAGCGGGACATCCTGGTGGGGTGA
- a CDS encoding TrkH family potassium uptake protein translates to MSRPPTPPASGARSADAATPRVRKPLFSRISPPQLIALSFALAILTGGVLLSLPFTHGAGRQVNFLQALFTATSALCVTGLNVVDPSRDFNRLGQVIIMLLIQMGGLGIITFGTVFALITRRRVNYSDRIRLAQQVSAFSAGDVVPLIRNIFLYTFVLELAGAALLAFRFVPLEGWGRGLFYAVFHSISAFNNSGFALYSDNLMGFVNDPLVSLVIALLIILGGMGFLVQLNVVAHLLNPRRNRLLVHSKLVLTMMAALLLIGTVTYLGLEWNNPRTLAPLPFGDKLLASFFQSVTTRTAGFNTIDYGAIRLGTAFITIILMFIGANPGSTGGGIKTSTFYVMMASAWSMVRGHRDTTLFERRIDQDTVLRAMTVGLLSIGLVNTMFILLLLMNSNPNILFVQLFFEAVSAFGTVGLSMNTTPLLNADQQIVIILLMYLGRIGPLTFAVAFNNREPGDPVRYPAEKDIIIG, encoded by the coding sequence ATGTCGCGCCCCCCCACTCCCCCAGCGTCCGGCGCCCGGTCGGCCGACGCCGCCACGCCCCGCGTCCGCAAACCCCTGTTCTCGCGGATCAGCCCGCCGCAACTGATCGCGCTGTCGTTCGCGCTGGCGATTCTGACTGGCGGGGTGCTGCTCTCGCTGCCGTTCACCCACGGCGCGGGGCGGCAGGTGAACTTTCTTCAGGCCCTCTTTACCGCCACCAGCGCGCTGTGCGTGACCGGGCTGAACGTGGTGGACCCCAGCCGGGACTTCAACCGGCTGGGCCAGGTGATCATCATGCTGCTGATCCAGATGGGGGGACTGGGCATCATCACCTTCGGGACGGTGTTTGCGCTGATCACGCGGCGGCGGGTGAACTACAGTGACCGCATCCGGCTGGCGCAGCAGGTGAGCGCCTTCAGCGCCGGGGACGTGGTGCCGCTGATCCGCAACATCTTTCTGTATACCTTCGTGCTGGAACTGGCGGGGGCCGCGTTGCTGGCTTTCCGCTTCGTGCCGCTGGAGGGCTGGGGGCGCGGGCTGTTCTACGCCGTCTTCCACTCGATCAGCGCCTTCAACAACTCGGGCTTCGCGCTCTACAGCGACAACCTGATGGGCTTCGTGAATGACCCGCTGGTCAGTCTGGTGATCGCGCTGCTGATCATCCTGGGCGGCATGGGCTTTCTGGTGCAGCTCAACGTGGTCGCGCACCTGCTGAACCCGCGGCGCAACCGCCTGCTGGTCCACTCCAAGCTGGTGCTGACCATGATGGCCGCGCTGCTGCTGATCGGCACCGTGACCTACCTGGGGCTGGAATGGAACAATCCCAGGACCCTGGCGCCGCTCCCCTTCGGGGACAAACTGCTCGCCAGCTTCTTCCAGAGCGTGACCACCCGCACGGCGGGCTTCAACACCATCGATTACGGGGCCATCCGCCTCGGCACGGCCTTCATCACGATCATCCTGATGTTCATCGGGGCCAACCCCGGCTCGACGGGCGGCGGCATCAAGACCAGCACCTTCTACGTGATGATGGCCTCGGCCTGGAGCATGGTGCGCGGCCACCGCGACACCACGCTGTTCGAACGGCGCATTGACCAGGACACCGTTCTGCGCGCGATGACGGTTGGCCTGCTGAGCATCGGCCTGGTCAACACCATGTTCATCCTGCTGCTGCTGATGAACAGCAACCCGAATATCCTGTTCGTGCAGCTCTTTTTCGAGGCGGTCAGCGCCTTCGGGACCGTTGGCCTGAGCATGAACACCACGCCGCTGCTGAATGCCGACCAGCAAATCGTGATCATCCTGCTGATGTACCTGGGGCGCATCGGCCCGCTGACCTTCGCGGTGGCCTTCAACAACCGCGAGCCGGGTGACCCGGTGCGGTATCCGGCGGAGAAGGACATCATCATCGGGTAA
- a CDS encoding methyltransferase domain-containing protein, whose amino-acid sequence MPRPARQKNPPFARPKKSQGDHRARQPAHEYVLEALPGLEAVAAEELRTVPLARDIRGLRFWYPGDPERLTRLRAPVAVYRARAWDVPRPRGLLGHQQLGELTAFLEGVVRFGGHRSFRLAAAGRDSSVMQRIADELSSALNLPYDPEDGELLIRLRPQEDGPSWEVLARLTPRPLSARAWRVCNMGGGLNATIAYAMHKLAGQRDEDRIFNPMSGSGTLLVERALLGPYDAMVGVDLNPEAVECARANLHAAKREVEVAQVDALHTGLPPRSFDLIVSDLPWGDAVGTHGGNAALYPAFLTEMHRLLSRQGRLVVLTHEIKLFERLLSEQDRWHAHELFQVYSGGHHPKAYLLSKR is encoded by the coding sequence ATGCCGCGCCCCGCCCGCCAGAAGAACCCCCCGTTCGCCCGCCCGAAAAAGTCCCAGGGCGACCACCGCGCCCGCCAGCCCGCCCACGAGTATGTGCTGGAAGCCCTGCCCGGCCTGGAGGCCGTCGCCGCCGAGGAACTGCGGACCGTGCCCCTGGCGCGCGACATCCGGGGCCTGCGGTTCTGGTACCCGGGCGACCCCGAGCGCCTGACCCGGCTGCGCGCTCCGGTGGCGGTCTACCGGGCGCGGGCCTGGGACGTGCCCCGCCCGCGCGGCCTGCTGGGGCATCAGCAACTCGGGGAGCTCACGGCCTTTCTGGAAGGTGTGGTGCGGTTCGGCGGGCACCGCTCCTTCCGCCTCGCGGCGGCGGGCCGCGACTCCAGCGTGATGCAGCGCATCGCGGACGAACTCAGCTCGGCCCTGAACCTCCCCTATGACCCCGAGGACGGTGAACTCCTGATCCGCCTGCGCCCCCAGGAGGACGGCCCCAGCTGGGAGGTGCTGGCCCGCCTCACGCCCCGGCCCCTCAGCGCCCGCGCCTGGCGGGTGTGCAACATGGGCGGCGGCCTGAACGCCACCATCGCCTACGCAATGCACAAACTGGCCGGGCAACGCGACGAGGACCGCATCTTCAACCCGATGAGCGGCAGCGGCACCCTGCTGGTCGAGCGGGCGCTGCTCGGGCCTTACGACGCGATGGTCGGGGTGGACCTGAACCCGGAAGCGGTCGAGTGCGCCAGGGCCAACCTGCACGCGGCCAAGCGTGAAGTGGAAGTCGCCCAGGTGGACGCCCTCCACACCGGCCTGCCCCCCCGGTCCTTCGACCTGATCGTCAGCGACCTGCCCTGGGGGGACGCGGTCGGCACGCACGGCGGCAACGCGGCCCTCTATCCCGCCTTCCTGACCGAGATGCACCGCCTGCTGAGCCGTCAGGGCCGCCTGGTGGTCCTGACCCACGAGATCAAACTGTTCGAGCGTCTCCTGAGCGAACAGGACCGCTGGCACGCCCACGAACTCTTCCAGGTGTACAGCGGAGGGCATCATCCCAAGGCGTATCTGCTGAGCAAGCGGTAA